The Oceaniferula marina region CTCACGAAGGGCTGAATTTGCGACAGGTGACGTGACCTCTTCATCGGGTGGCAGCTATTATTCTGCAAATGCCTTATACTGCGCAGGAAATCTACGTTCGAGTGTGGTCCCGCAGTTTGTCGCTTGGCCGTCAGACGGCTATTTTCCCGAGCCCTTGGCGACGGATTACTGGTCGTTGAGTTTTCCCGGGGCCGATTTTTCATCCGCAACGGTGACGATGACCACGGGTGGAGGTTCAGTTGTGAATACAAGCGTGGTTTCCAGGACGGCTACTTATGGAGACAATACCTTGGTCTGGACGCCGGATGCATCATCGATGACTTCAGCCGATACCAACGACCAGGTGTATCATGTGACCGTATCCAACATGGTGCTCAACTCGGTGGTGGTCAGCCACAGCTACACGGTGACCATGATCAACCCGAACCGCTTGCTGGACTCTCCCGACCTCGCCGGTAGCGCCAGCCCCCCTGATTCGGGTGCCCGTTATTATTTTGATCCCATCCCCAATGTGGAAGAGTATGAGCTCGATGTCTCGCGCCAGACCGTGGCGACATGGCTCGAAGGGGCTGAAGCGGGAACCACGGGGTTGATCGTTGATGGTACCGAGGGAGGATATGACCTGATATCCGGGATTCGTTGGAATGCTTCGAATTTTTATTCGACTGGGAGTAAGGCGTTCCGATTGGCCTTTGAGACCGTGCCTCGAACGGACCAGATGATGACGATTCAACGTTCGGTGATTCCGAGGGCTGGAGCTGGTCTTAGTTTTCAGATGCGGAGAGGATACATGACCTCTAATGCCCAATTGCAGGTTCAGACTTCCACCGATGGTGGTGATACCTGGATCACGCAGCAGACGTATTCAGGAAATGGCAATGGTGGTGTGGATGGGAGGTTTAATCTGAAACAGGTCTCCCTTCCTTCCGAAGGACTGCAGACATTGATTCGGTTTTTGTTTACGACCTTGACCCCTAACAGTGGTTATTCCATTGCGGACCATGGCACGGCTTACCCCTTGGGGGTGTTCATTGATGATGTGCAGGTGACGAATTGCGATGTGCTTGAGAGCGCGGTGCCGGTGAGTTATACTGGTGATTGCTCATCGGTGTTGTTGGATGCCACTTCTGCGGGCGGCAGCCTGCTGGTTGGAAACGATTACGTTTTACGATTGCGCGCCAGGATGGGGGATCATTGGTTTGGGTATGGTGAGCCGTTGACTGTGACGCCTGTGACCGAAGCTTCATTGAGTGAGTATGATGCGTGGGTTCGCTCGGAATATTATTTTATTGGTAGGTTTGATGAGGATTACGACCAGGATGGTATCCCGAATGGTGTTGAACGGGTTTTTGGTATGGATCCTACGGATAAATCCGATGGAGCTGCAGCGCTACGACCATCGATTGTTGATGGGCACATTCAGTTGTCCCATGCCATCATTCCGGGGGGAACCGTCGCGGCGCAGTTATCCTATACTCTGCAGTCAGATAGTTGGCAGGACGTCACGGTTCTCATTGAAAACGGACGGGCATCGGTTTCAGTGCCGATTGGCCAGCAAGCGTGTTACTTGCGCTGGAAGGTGAGTCAGTAGCGGTGGAGCAGGCTGCTGTCCTGACAGTATCCGGGGTGGGGAAGAGCATGGAGTGAGCATTCCCAAGTTTACCGCACACAATGGATTGCTTGAATTGTATTTCTACCCCCAGAGTGCTTGGCCGTGCTCATCGTAAGGAAGCCAGAGCAGGGCGGTGCTGTTGACGTGGATATTTTTTTTGTAGGGTTTGACGCTGACAGTTTCGAGCTCCACTTCGGTGGGGTTGAAGCGTGATTCGAGTTCTTCGATTTCATCGGCCAGTTCGGCTTGGAGTTCGTCGATATCTTCCTGGATGGCGGCAATTTTCTTTTCGGCGAGTTTGACATCGCTGCGTTGTTTGTAGGCTCGCGTGGCGCTGTTGATGGTGGTGGAGGTTGAGCTGCGGCGGCCGCCAAAGAGCCCTCCGAGCAGCCCGCCGAGGATTTTCGCACCGGTTTGCCAGTTGGCTGAGCTGGATTCGGCTTCTTCGCGGGCGAGCGTGTGCTCTGCGCGTTCCCGTTGATTCACCTTGGTTCTGATTTTCCCAGCGTATTTATCGCGCAGCTTATCCACGGCTTGATCACGTAGCTCTCGGGCGTGTTGGGCGAGCCTACCACGGAACGTGCCTTCTGACTCCCCGAGTTGGGAGTAGGATTTGAGCAGGGGGCTGTGGAAGAGTTCGATTCGTTCGTGGTGGTAGATGTGGGTGATGAAGTCTTTTTTGACCTGCTTGTAGTTTGCCGCATTCATTGCATAGCCTGGCAGGGCGGCAAATCCGGCACCTTCTTCCGGCGAGTTCGACATCGCAGCGACGGGGTGGGGGATGTTGATCGGGTTGTCCCAATCGATACTGCTTTCGAGCATCGGGTTGCAGGTGCGCAGGATGCGTGAGCCGTCGAGTTTGTATTTGCTGGAGGTGAAATGCACCCGGGCTTCGCGTAGGAGTGCCGGTTGGTATTCCACTCGTTCAGCCTCGTTGATCACCGGCAGAAAGTATTCGACCACGCTGTTACCTACGACCGGGCGGGCTGAGCGGCTGCTCGTTTCACGCTTCTGCGGTATGGCCATCGGGTTGGATGGCGTTGTCGGCGTGACCACGCTGGAGGCCTCAAAGGCGTGGCGTTTGGGGTCCATCAGTTGTTTGATTTTGCGACGGGTCAGCGGGCCGCAGAGGTAGCTCATCACCCAACGCACATGAAAAATTTCAGGGGCACTTTCATGCACGTTGTTCATGAGAAAGATTCTGGCTCCCAGCCCGGCGAGGAGCTGTTCCATTTCGGCGCGATCGAATCCTCCGTCCTGGGATGCGGCAGCTCCTTCCAGGCCATCGAGCACTCTGGCTTTGTCGCGTTCGGTTTGCAGACGGCCCAGCCACCAGGTCCCAATATTCGAGAGGGCCTTGTAATCGAGGTCGACCGGGTTTTGGGTGGCGAGCAAGACACCCAGACCGAAGGCCCGTCCTTGTTTAAGCATGGTCATCAGAGGCTTTTTACTCGGTGGGTTTTGGCTGGGTGGCAGGTAGCCGTAAATTTCATCCATATAGAGTAGGGCGCGTAGGCTGGTGGTGCCGTTTTGCGCCCGCATCCATGCCAGCATTTGGTTGAAAAGCAGGCTGACAAAAAACATGCGCTCGGCATCACTGAGATGGGCGATGGAAAAAATCGAGATGCGTGGTTTGCCATCGGGCGCGTGTAGCATGGTGTCGATATCGAGCGGTGGCCCATCGAGCCAACTGGAAAAACTCGGGGAGGCCAGGAGGGCGTTGAATTTCAGTGCCAGCTTCTGACGCTCCTTGGCGGGCATAAACGACTCGATATCGATCACGCCTACGGTGTCGAAGGGCGGTTTTTGCAAATAGCGGATGATCGATTCCAGACTCAGGTTTTCTTCCCGCTTCCAGCAGTGGCCGAACAAGGAACCGAGCAAAATGGCTTCGGGGCTTTGGATGGGGTCGGCATCCTCACCCAGCAGCGATAGCAGCGAGCTGACTGTGCTCTCGATCCGGTCCCCGAGGAGTTCGCCGTCATCGAGCACCTCGAACGGCGGTGCCTCGAGAGAGCTGAGAATAGAGACGGGAATACCAGCCTTGCTGCCGGGAGTGAAAATATTGATGTCCACTTTGTTTTGCAAGGTTCGGACACGATCGGGGGATTGCCCCCACTCTCCAATGCCTTGTTTCCATTTTTGGGCGGTTTGTTCGGCGTATTCATCAGCGGAGAGATTTTTCTTACGGGCATCGTCTTCATTGATCCACGGTCGGAAATCGGATCCTCGAAAATCGGGGAAGGTGAGCATCAGATTGGCAATGTCTCCCTTGGGGTCGATAATGATCGCCGGCACGTTGTCCATGGCTGCCTCTTCGAGGATGGACAGGCACAAGCCGGTTTTTCCGGATCCCGTCATGCCTAGGACCACACCGTGGGTGACCAGGTCTTTGGAGTCATAGAGGGTCAGTCGGTCCTGTAGCTTTCCTTGTTTCAGGTCATAGCCACGTCCCAAGTAGAACGATCCCAGAGTTTCAAAATCATGGGTTTGAATATCCATTACTTACCTATCATGGATATCCTTGCCGGGAAGGAAAGTCAGAAATAGAGCATGGCTTGAATAAAAATTTTAGAGAATGAAGTCGCCAGATCCCTCAAAATCAAGGGGTTTGACTTAAAAGTTTTTATAAATATTAAGAAATATTAAATTTTAACTTGTCAGTGCCAAAGTTTTTAGAATAATAGGGCTCGTTATGAAAACCATCTCCCTTATTTCAACCATGTTGGTTCTGCCTGCGGCTTCCCTTTTGGCCCAAGGTCAGAGTGAGCTTGATTTATTGAAGGCGCGGATTGACGTCCAAGAGCGTCGGATCAGCCAGCTTGAGAGTGCCTTGAGTCGCTTGAATACTGGTGCTGTGACTTCAACCACGGCCCCGAAGAAGGCGGCAGCGCCTGCAAAGAAGGCTCCTGTAGCCCATGCGGGGGAATACACCGTGAAGCAGGGGGACACCCTGACCCGGATTGCTGCGCGTCATCAAACGAGCGTGGAGGCGATCAAGCAGGTGAATGGATTAAAAAGCGATGGCCTGATGGTTGGGCAAAAACTTCGCTTGCCAGCAGCGCAGTCGGCAGCAGCAAAGACTACGCAACCGGTACCTGCAAAGAAAGCGGAAGTTGCCAGTAAGGCTCCCGCCAAGGCCCCGGCTCCGCAGCTGACGGGGAAATACAAGGTGAAAGCCGGAGATACCTTTTACGGGATTGCTCGCCGATACAACATGAGTGAAGCCACCTTACAGGCTGCGAACCCAACAGCGGTTCCCACACGTTTGCAAATTGGCCAGGAGTTGCTCATTGATGCCAAGGCAAAGCCTGCGAGCAAGCCTGCAGCTCCTGTGGCCAAGTCGAATGCGAACAAGCCAATCGATAAGCCGGTGGTAAAAAAGACAGCCATGGCTAAGTCTTCGACTCCGGCGCCCGCTCCGAAAAAGAGAAGCTCGATCCGGACGATTACGGTGAATGAGCAGATGACCTATGGTGCATTTGCTAATCGGCATGGTGCGAGCACTTCGCAGCTGAACTCGCTGAATGGCTTGAACCTGAGTAAGAGCACGATGTTAGCCAAGGGCTCCGAGTTGTATGTGCCGGAGTTTTAGACAATGAATTTTAGCTGTCACCCCGGGGGGGGAGGGCAGCGCATTTTCCCTAAGGGGGGAATCATAACGACGAAAAAGGGTTGGGCGCACGGTGATTGGTTTCACCGTGCGCCCTGTTTTTTTGCTCGAATACTTGCTGCCTGCCGTTTGTCTGCTGGCCCCTGTGGGGCTCGTGAGGAAATCGGGTTGCTCTCGGAATCAGCCCACGCTAGAAAAGCCGGTATGAATCAGCTGGGTAAGGAGTATGAGCTTGGGCAGGGTAACTCGAGTGGGGTGGAGGATGCCGTGGATGCGGTTGCGGTTGAGGAGCCGTTGCAGATCACGGTTGACGGCACTCCGGTGGCGGTGGTGATGCGCACGCCGGGTGCCGACCGGGATTTGGTGTCCGGTTTTTTGCTTTCCGAGGGCTTGGTGGATTCGCTGAACCAGGTGGTCAATATTGATTTGGAACGTCAGCTCAACCACGCTTACGTTTTTTTGGCAGATGATGTGGTTTTGGACCATCATCGGCTGAGTCGGAATTTGTTTAGTGCGTCGTCGTGCGGCATTTGTGGCAAAGCGAGTATCGAGGCGATTCATTGTCAGGCGCCGGCGATGGATTCCGATCTGGTGGTGCCAATCGAGGTGTTGCTGGCTTTGCCGGAGCGCATGCGCGAGGCTCAGGCCGGGTTTGAGCATACCGGTGGGCTGCATGCTGCGGCGTTGTTCAGTGTCGAGGGTGATCTTTTGGTTCTGCGTGAGGATGTGGGTCGCCACAATGCGATCGACAAGGTGATTGGAGCTGCGGTGGCTGGGGGGATCGACTTGTCCCGGACGCTGGTGCAGGTATCCGGTCGGGTTTCCTTTGAGGTGATGCAAAAAGCCTTGGTCGCCCGGGTTCCGGTGGTGAGTGCCATTTCCGCGCCATCATCGCTGGCGGTTGATTTTGCCAGGGAGAGCGGGCAGGTGCTGGTCGGGTTTTTACGTCCACCTCATTTCAACGTCTATGCCGGGCGGGAGCGGGTGAAGTGTGGTACATAAAAAAACCGGAATAGCGTGGGCTACTCCGGGTGATGGAAAGTGCGTTGTGAAGCGTTGCTGGCTGGTGCTATTCGCGCGACATAAATATCTGCAGCACATACCAGAACAGTAGGGCCACACTGGCGAACAGCCCGAGAGAGGCTGCAACGTATTGTTCTGTGCCGTAGTGGTGGATGATGTTGCTGGTGTTGTAAAGAATACAGGCGGCGGCAAAGGCCACCATGATCACGGAGAACCAGAGGCCCAGTCCGACAGCCTGGGGGAAAACAACCGCGATGACAATCACGCCAAGGGCGATGAGTCCGCCAACCTTGAGGATGCCTCCGAGGAAGGAGAAATCTTTTTTGGTGGTGAAGGCAATCAGAGTGAGACCGGCAAAGAGTAGGGCGGTGACGCCACCCGCTTTGAGAATCAGTGAGTTGTCCTTGGTCATGTACTGGGCCATCAGCAAAAGCGGCAGGAAGATCAAGGCTTCTGCCACAATGTAGAGGCCGAGTCCCATATATTGGGTTTTCAAGCTGGTTGAACTGAGTGCCCACTTGTTGGCGATGTGAGAGACAAACATGAAGACTCCGAGTACGATCAGCCAGCTGAAGCTGCTGGTTCCGAGCATACGAAAGACGGTGTCGCCGATCCCCGGAATCGAAAGCAGGGCGGTTTCGACCAAGGCAAAGGCAAGGATCGCTCCGGCGAGATGGCCGTAGGTCTTACGGATGAAGGCTGCCCGGATATCTACGGGTTGGGCTGCGACGGTGTACGGATTGGCGTATGACGTTTGCATGGGGGGAGTATAAAAGTGATTGGCTCTTGTGCTAGTTGTTTTTTACGGAATTCCTGTCACCGGTTTTGATGGCTCCGCGGACGGTGGTTCCGGTGAAGATCATGGCCCAGCCGTCGAAGATCAGGTTGATACCAAAGAGGATACCGAGGGCGAGGGCGCCAGAGACTGGCCAGTTGCGCCAGAGCACTAGCCCCAGCAGCAGAGTGATGACACCGCTGACAAGAATCCAGCCCCAGCCGGCTCTCGGCCTGATTTTGAACGCCTGGATGATTTTGATCATGCCGTCGGCCATGAAGTAGGCGATGAGAAAGAGGGTGATGACGCCAAGCCCGAGGATGGGTTTGGCCAGCATCAGGCCACCGCAGGCGATGGCCAACACACCACTGATGATGGCGAATACGGAATGGGCTACCCCAGCTTTGAAAGCGTGGATGATTTGGAAGATCCCACCAACCGCGAGCGCGGCTCCGACAAAGTACTGGATGGCGATGCCGACGTAGAAGGGGGAGCTGAGGGCAAACAAACCAAGAAGAATCGTGGCAATGCCAAGGGTGATGACCCATCCCGCTCCTTTTTTGACCGATTGCGCAAGGGGATCGTTCTGTTCTATGGCCCCATGGGCGGGGGCACCTGGAGTGTCTGGAGTGTCTGGAGCAGTGTCTGGGCTGTGATCAGAGGGCTGTGTCATTGCTGCACTCTATCAGATGTTCGGGTGATGTCGAGAATGAAGCGTTATGGGCGCGGGCGCTGGGGGCATTGGATCCTGTGGGCGATCCCGAGCATCGATTTGTGTCATGGAATCGAAGAAAATCTATACACTTAGCATATTTTGCTCTAAATTGAACCTCTGAGCAAAATATGCTTGCTAAATAGCAAGACTCGGCTTGAATCCCGGCTCATCTGTGCGGGGGTTCTCGAGCAGGGGGCTTTAGCACTGGGAAGTCAGATGGTTTCAAGGCTGTGTCAGCGATGATGTAGCCTCGGATCCGCAAGTGTTTCTCAAGCTGATGTTTTCTCGCAATCCATCCATACAGATACCCACACCCATCCGTTCAAACCCTTCTGATTTCTTTGGAAATCCTTTCTGCAATCATCCGACCTTTTTTAAGTTTCCCACTTTTCTGATTTATCCGTCATGAGCGACCACGACGACCACCACCACGACCCCGGTTTTATCCGGAAGTATGTTTTTTCGACCGATCACAAGGTGATTGGCCTTCAGTATGGTTTTACCGCGCTGTGTTTTTTGTTGTTTGGTTTCTATCTGATGATGGTGATGCGTTGGAGTATCGCTTACCCGAACGAGCCCCTGCCGGTGTGGATGAGCTGGTTATTTACCGAGGACTGGAAGGCACAGTGGCTGAGTGACGGCAAGCTTCCGGGGGAAACCTATAATATGTTTGGTGCGATGCACGGAACCATCATGGTGTTCCTCGGAGTGGTGCCGCTTGGGTTTGGAGCCTTTGGTAACTATGTGACGCCCTTGCAGATTGGTGCGCCTGATATGGCCTTTCCCCGACTGAACATGGCAAGTTACTGGATCTACCTGATCGGTGGTATCATGATGTGCGGAAGCTTTTTCATGGAGTCCGGTGCTGCCAAGTCCGGTTGGACCAACTATCCGCCACTCTCCTTTTTTGCAGACTCCCAATATCCACACCAGTTCTGGACCGGGCAGACCCAGTGGTTGCTTGGTCTGGTGATGCTGATTACCTCATCGCTCTTGGGGTCGGTGAACTTTATTACCACGATTATCAACCTGCGGGCCAAAGGTCTGACCTGGATGCGGATGCCCTTCTTTGTCTGGGCGATGTTGGTGACCGGATTCCTTTTGCTGCTCTCCTTCCCGCCATTGGAAGTGGCCGGGATCATGCAGGTTGTCGACCGGATGTTTGGCTCGAGTTTTTTCCAGCCGAGTGGCTTGTATCATCAGCAGATTGGATTGTCGGATGCCTCCGGCGGTGGTAGCCCTTTGTTGTTCCAGCACTTGTTCTGGTTCCTTGGTCATCCGGAAGTGTATGTCTTGCTGCTACCGGCGATTGCCTGTGTGGCGGAAATCATCCCGGCGAATACGCGTCGCCCGATCTGGGGATACAAATCCATGGTTTACGGTGTGTTGGTGCTCGGCTTCCTGTCGTTTATTGTGTGGGCACACCACATGTATATGACGGGGATGGGACCTGCGGTTTCCACCTTCTTCCAGACGACAACGACGCTTATTTCGATTCCTTCGGTGATATTGCTGACCTGCTTATTGATTTCGCTTTGGGGAGGATCGATTCGATTCACACCGGCGATGATGTGGGCCTGTGCTTTCCTGCCGATGTTTGGCATTGGTGGTCTGACCGGTCTGCCGCTTGCCTTCAACCTGGTGGACTTGTATCTCCACGATACCTATTATGTGATTGGGCACTTCCACTACGTGGTGGCTCCCGGGATTTTGTTTGGTCTGTTTGCTGGTATTCACCACTGGTATCCGAAGATTTCGGGTCGATTCATGAGCAAGAAGCTCAACCATCTGCACTTCTGGCCATCCTTGATTTTGATGAACACCTTGTTCTTCCCCATGCTGATCCAGGGTATGGCCGGATTCCACCGCCGTTGGTATAACGGTGGGGATGCTTACCTGACCGCTGACCCCGACAGTGCGAACGTGTTTGGCAAGACCGTGGCGGAATACATCGATCTGAACATCATGATGTCATGGTCGGCCTGGTTGCTTTGTGCGGCTCAAATCCCCTTCATCATCAATGTTCTGGGTGCTTGGAAATTTGGTAAGAAGGTCGAGAGCGACAACCCATGGAATGCCTGCTCACTCGAATGGGCGACCCCGACGCCTCCAGGTCACGGAAACTTTATCGAAGAACCGATCGCTTACCGTGGATCCTACGAATACGGACGCCCCGATATGGAAGAGGACTTCCTTCCCCAGTGGCAGAAACCAGCCGAAGAGCCAACAAAAGGGTAATTCTTTAGATCGCAGCAATTTTTCATATCACCTTTACTCATGGAAATTCCCTACATTGTCGAACCCCGCAAGGACACAGGCCTGACCAACTCAAAGATCGGTATTTGGCTCTTTCTCGCATCCGAGGTCATGCTCTTCGGCGGATTGTTTTCAGGTTACATCTTCCTTCGTGTTTATGCGGATTACCCTTGGCCGGAGCGCACGCTTCCGATTTTGCCTGGCTTGATCAATACCTTCATTCTGATTGCCTCATCGGTCACGGTGGTGTTTGCCTGGGTGGCGCTGAAGCTTCGCAATTGGCGTAAATTCCAAATCAACATGAGCATTACGATTGTTTGTGCGCTCTTGTTCATGGTGTTGAAGGGGTTTGAGTACAATGCCAAGTTCCAACACCAGGCGGTCCGCTTGGATGATTACACCGTGGTGGAGGGGCACGCCCACGCCCAAGACGGTAGTCACGACAAGAAAAAGCCGACCAAGAACCTAAACATCGAGGCGGACTCGGTGACGGTCAATTTGCGCAGGGTGGACGATATTTATTTCGAGGCCCTTTCATCCCAATACGATGCCGCCAAGCTGGTTTTGGCTGAGGACATCAGCATAGGTCAAGATTTCACACTCTCCAAGGAAACCCCAATTAGCCTGGATATACTGCATCAAGCGAAGGAATACTTCCTTGAGGCGGTAGCCAATAACAGTGAAGTAAACACCGAGATCGCTCGCGAGGTTTGGAAGTCGGTCAAAACCGACTTACCGGGGAAGCGATATTACGAGCCCGAGGTGAAAGAATACGTCACTGCCAAAACCAAAGAGCTGAGCGAAAAACGGAAGGGCGACCTTCTGGATGTCGTGCCCAGCTTGACGTTTGTCCCCAGTGCAGGATCCGCCCCTATTTCTGTCAACCCCTACTGGGGCAAACTCAGCCAAGCCAAAGCCGGTGAAAGCGGCCAACTGAAGCTCAAGGATGAAACGGTTATTTCCGGAACGATTGCTGCCAGCCCGATCATTATGGGCGTGGATGGTATCGATTTCCGCCACACGGTCCGCAAGGCCGATGAAAAAGGGATTTCGGCCAAAGCTGCTGTCGAAAACTCCTGGCTTCTCAAAGATGAGGGCATGAAGGAGCTTTGGGCCAAGCATGAACTGCTGGTGGCCAAACTCGCCGAGGAAATCAAGCACAAGGGGCACGAGCCCACTGAAACCGAGACCTACCGAATGAACTGGGACGAGATTGCCGCTGTTCAGGAGAAATCGATGGAGGAGCTTGAAGCGATGACTTA contains the following coding sequences:
- the fdhD gene encoding formate dehydrogenase accessory sulfurtransferase FdhD; the protein is MSAGPCGAREEIGLLSESAHARKAGMNQLGKEYELGQGNSSGVEDAVDAVAVEEPLQITVDGTPVAVVMRTPGADRDLVSGFLLSEGLVDSLNQVVNIDLERQLNHAYVFLADDVVLDHHRLSRNLFSASSCGICGKASIEAIHCQAPAMDSDLVVPIEVLLALPERMREAQAGFEHTGGLHAAALFSVEGDLLVLREDVGRHNAIDKVIGAAVAGGIDLSRTLVQVSGRVSFEVMQKALVARVPVVSAISAPSSLAVDFARESGQVLVGFLRPPHFNVYAGRERVKCGT
- a CDS encoding HdeD family acid-resistance protein, producing the protein MTQPSDHSPDTAPDTPDTPGAPAHGAIEQNDPLAQSVKKGAGWVITLGIATILLGLFALSSPFYVGIAIQYFVGAALAVGGIFQIIHAFKAGVAHSVFAIISGVLAIACGGLMLAKPILGLGVITLFLIAYFMADGMIKIIQAFKIRPRAGWGWILVSGVITLLLGLVLWRNWPVSGALALGILFGINLIFDGWAMIFTGTTVRGAIKTGDRNSVKNN
- a CDS encoding muramidase family protein, whose protein sequence is MKTISLISTMLVLPAASLLAQGQSELDLLKARIDVQERRISQLESALSRLNTGAVTSTTAPKKAAAPAKKAPVAHAGEYTVKQGDTLTRIAARHQTSVEAIKQVNGLKSDGLMVGQKLRLPAAQSAAAKTTQPVPAKKAEVASKAPAKAPAPQLTGKYKVKAGDTFYGIARRYNMSEATLQAANPTAVPTRLQIGQELLIDAKAKPASKPAAPVAKSNANKPIDKPVVKKTAMAKSSTPAPAPKKRSSIRTITVNEQMTYGAFANRHGASTSQLNSLNGLNLSKSTMLAKGSELYVPEF
- a CDS encoding cytochrome c oxidase subunit I — translated: MSDHDDHHHDPGFIRKYVFSTDHKVIGLQYGFTALCFLLFGFYLMMVMRWSIAYPNEPLPVWMSWLFTEDWKAQWLSDGKLPGETYNMFGAMHGTIMVFLGVVPLGFGAFGNYVTPLQIGAPDMAFPRLNMASYWIYLIGGIMMCGSFFMESGAAKSGWTNYPPLSFFADSQYPHQFWTGQTQWLLGLVMLITSSLLGSVNFITTIINLRAKGLTWMRMPFFVWAMLVTGFLLLLSFPPLEVAGIMQVVDRMFGSSFFQPSGLYHQQIGLSDASGGGSPLLFQHLFWFLGHPEVYVLLLPAIACVAEIIPANTRRPIWGYKSMVYGVLVLGFLSFIVWAHHMYMTGMGPAVSTFFQTTTTLISIPSVILLTCLLISLWGGSIRFTPAMMWACAFLPMFGIGGLTGLPLAFNLVDLYLHDTYYVIGHFHYVVAPGILFGLFAGIHHWYPKISGRFMSKKLNHLHFWPSLILMNTLFFPMLIQGMAGFHRRWYNGGDAYLTADPDSANVFGKTVAEYIDLNIMMSWSAWLLCAAQIPFIINVLGAWKFGKKVESDNPWNACSLEWATPTPPGHGNFIEEPIAYRGSYEYGRPDMEEDFLPQWQKPAEEPTKG
- a CDS encoding ATP-binding protein, which translates into the protein MDIQTHDFETLGSFYLGRGYDLKQGKLQDRLTLYDSKDLVTHGVVLGMTGSGKTGLCLSILEEAAMDNVPAIIIDPKGDIANLMLTFPDFRGSDFRPWINEDDARKKNLSADEYAEQTAQKWKQGIGEWGQSPDRVRTLQNKVDINIFTPGSKAGIPVSILSSLEAPPFEVLDDGELLGDRIESTVSSLLSLLGEDADPIQSPEAILLGSLFGHCWKREENLSLESIIRYLQKPPFDTVGVIDIESFMPAKERQKLALKFNALLASPSFSSWLDGPPLDIDTMLHAPDGKPRISIFSIAHLSDAERMFFVSLLFNQMLAWMRAQNGTTSLRALLYMDEIYGYLPPSQNPPSKKPLMTMLKQGRAFGLGVLLATQNPVDLDYKALSNIGTWWLGRLQTERDKARVLDGLEGAAASQDGGFDRAEMEQLLAGLGARIFLMNNVHESAPEIFHVRWVMSYLCGPLTRRKIKQLMDPKRHAFEASSVVTPTTPSNPMAIPQKRETSSRSARPVVGNSVVEYFLPVINEAERVEYQPALLREARVHFTSSKYKLDGSRILRTCNPMLESSIDWDNPINIPHPVAAMSNSPEEGAGFAALPGYAMNAANYKQVKKDFITHIYHHERIELFHSPLLKSYSQLGESEGTFRGRLAQHARELRDQAVDKLRDKYAGKIRTKVNQRERAEHTLAREEAESSSANWQTGAKILGGLLGGLFGGRRSSTSTTINSATRAYKQRSDVKLAEKKIAAIQEDIDELQAELADEIEELESRFNPTEVELETVSVKPYKKNIHVNSTALLWLPYDEHGQALWG
- a CDS encoding cytochrome c oxidase subunit 3 yields the protein MEIPYIVEPRKDTGLTNSKIGIWLFLASEVMLFGGLFSGYIFLRVYADYPWPERTLPILPGLINTFILIASSVTVVFAWVALKLRNWRKFQINMSITIVCALLFMVLKGFEYNAKFQHQAVRLDDYTVVEGHAHAQDGSHDKKKPTKNLNIEADSVTVNLRRVDDIYFEALSSQYDAAKLVLAEDISIGQDFTLSKETPISLDILHQAKEYFLEAVANNSEVNTEIAREVWKSVKTDLPGKRYYEPEVKEYVTAKTKELSEKRKGDLLDVVPSLTFVPSAGSAPISVNPYWGKLSQAKAGESGQLKLKDETVISGTIAASPIIMGVDGIDFRHTVRKADEKGISAKAAVENSWLLKDEGMKELWAKHELLVAKLAEEIKHKGHEPTETETYRMNWDEIAAVQEKSMEELEAMTYSEIKAGFPGMIVGFTGPNHTKFKFPEITVPREQVRFESLFTPRWNTYYATYFTITGLHGLHVIAGAFVLGYYLFFGRKMFNENPTWLANRVEVAGLFWHFVDLVWIFLFPILYLM
- a CDS encoding Bax inhibitor-1/YccA family protein produces the protein MQTSYANPYTVAAQPVDIRAAFIRKTYGHLAGAILAFALVETALLSIPGIGDTVFRMLGTSSFSWLIVLGVFMFVSHIANKWALSSTSLKTQYMGLGLYIVAEALIFLPLLLMAQYMTKDNSLILKAGGVTALLFAGLTLIAFTTKKDFSFLGGILKVGGLIALGVIVIAVVFPQAVGLGLWFSVIMVAFAAACILYNTSNIIHHYGTEQYVAASLGLFASVALLFWYVLQIFMSRE